The genomic stretch TCCCAGAATTAGAAGAAGTCGTGTTGGATGTAGAAGTCGCTCTAAACAACCGGCCCTTGAATTATCTTGAAGAGGACGTTCAGTTTTAACTCCATACTCCATGTTGCATATCAACCCGAGTCATCTCCCGGAATTGCAGTCACACCATGTTCCTGATAAGGACCTGCGCAAGAGAGCCAGATACTTGTCTATTTGCAAGGACATGGTGTCGAGTCGGTGGACCCGAGAGTACGTGCGTAGTCTTAGAGATCACCATGCACAGGAGAGCAGGAGGCTATAAAACATCACAGCCCAACATTGGTAATGTTGTGACCATTCAAGACGAGACCAAGAGCAGGAATCATTGGAAACTGGAGATTGTAACTGCTCTAATTAAGGGGAGAGACGGCGTTGTTAGAGGTGCGAAAGTCCGAACAAGCAAGGGAAGTCTGGAGCATCCAATTTAGCAACTCTACCCTTCGGAGCTTACGAGTGTCACAAAGCCCAATTATGTGCTGAATCCAGAAGCTCTCGAGTTTAACACGAGATCGAGGAGGGACGCAGCTGTTGCAGCCGCAGCACACATTCAAGAAATCGTTGAGCAATCAAAACACTGCATAGCAAAATATTAaccgcttactaaccgagcttgctcgggccgtactgaggaatattggcccgaggtcgtggcagtacggaccgagcgaagcattggcccgaggtcgcggcagtacggaccgagcgaagcaagctcggttagtaagttttttattatatggcactctgtttctgatagtaaaatgcacttctggtgcaatcaatctttttagctttttatcttttagctttttatctttttatcttttcaatctttttatctttcaatctttttagcttcttctggtagtttcactgtgaggaatgacaatattcacagtcacagttttttttcactgttttggttgcaaattttaaatttgccGGCTTcgctccaaaacaaaaatacacgggttggaccgtttccatggaaacgatccgtactgcaaaatcctgaccgagaaagaaccaatcagagcacaggGATTTGCCTaagactgggtttgccatataataatattgctCATTCGTTTAGTAGCAGGACATTGTAGCAGGACATACTGATAGCATCAGCCGTAGTTGATTTAAATGTTTTATATCGTTTGGGACGCAAAAAATTGATCTTCATTTAGTTTAGTTTCCGCCCGGTCAAAGAATGTAACATGTACCTCAGAAGCGTACATGGGGGAGAGTGTCGGGGACTTGGCTAAGGGTTTTGTTGATTGTGTGATGAGAAGTGATTGACATCAGGAAATTGTAAAATCGTATATCATAATAATTCGTATCGAAGAGTACTTTAACTTTTGTCTACCTGTGATCGCGAGAGCTACCTTTGCCTGAGAATAAATATATTTCTTAAAACCAGTGATCTTGTTTGGATACTGTCTCGCGCGACCGGAGAATCCAGCAAAACATGATCGAGGACAATCTTATTCTGACGATGAAACTGCAATCAAAAAGCTGTGTCGGACTTTTCTGTCGTCCCATGATTCTTATTGTTTTCggccagttaaaaaaaaacaagaattaaGCTCCGTACTGGGCATAGACAAACGCAAAATCCTAGGTTATTTGAAGAAATGTGCCTATATATAATTAACAGCGATAGGAATTGTTGGACAGAAATAGCATCATTTTTACATCTATAGTATGAGCTCCTGTTCTAAAGATAGtttcatttgttgttgttgacgcTGCACGGTTTAATTTGATTGCTTATTCAATTTCTAGTCAGTTCATTGAAAAACGAAACTATGCCAAGGAACGTGCCTTATTTTGCTACCAGGATCTCTTCCTTTAGACGCTTTGCTCTCGTTTAAAGCGTGGTTCACACTGcgacataagcataaacataagcataagcataacgaGGTTCACACTTCTTGCATAAGCATCATAGATAAAGTGACATACGCAAGCGCAGTTAGCTCCAGGAAAAAAACTGGCAGAAGAACGATACGAGCCacgttccaaaatggcggacgacggTCTTATGCTTCTGTTTGTACTGCACCGGTTTACACAGTTATTAACGTGACAATTAAGCAAAAGCagaagcataagcataagaaaatggcaacgattcctttttcttatgtCACAGTGTAAATAGGGAAAGAGGAAAGAGGGAAAGAGGCCCCAAAACAATTTCATGAAAGCGGTCATTGATGATCAGCTGTGTCAAAAGGCAACGACCTTTAACCCCACAATGTTAGTTGACGGCACTTCCTGAAAAAGacagattacttcatggttggtgagtgcgtacgattcaGTTTATCCAcaagttgtgaaggatcgcgtaaacgaacgagtgagtaataaaaatcgtacaaacgagccaaccatgaagtaatttggttattatataagtacaagagattataaagttaacgaggtaagatcttctgaattattttgtggagaaaactaagcaataattaaatcaaaaactttgaaaaccatacaccagtagaccgccatgtttacaaattttactccCGCTGTCAGTGCACAGGCCACTCGTgccaaagttcaacataatattagccaatcaaaaggctgatacgacaatttttcactggtGAAAAAATCGTCCGACCAATCAAAAGGCCGAtaccacaatttttcactagtgaaaacatggtatgtcatttttatttcatcacggaAGTGTACGTAAATCTCTATACTTATGTAATAAGAAATGATATGTTAATCTTAATTTCTAGGAAATTACGTATACGGTAACTATACCTTATTTTCTCAGAAAAACCTAATTACCTTCCTGAATTTTAATTCCAGCTAAAACCAAAGGAAGCGTGCGATGAAACAGCAGAGGTAAGCAATTCATACAGAAAGGAAGCCGCTAAAATCACGGATTCAAAGCAACCGAGTGAAATGGCGGATATCAAACACGAACTCAAGAATGTTATCTTCAACAGAAGACTTGCAAAAGGTTTGGACCATCTGGAGATTCCAACAACACCAGCTAACAAACCAACAGTAGAGAAGGTATGCtagtttacattaaaaaaattaagagtAATGCGATGCTCTTAAGTGATAAGCTGTCGAGTCACTTTCTTTTTCAGTGTATACATAGTAAGCCTTGAGACTgactttcatttttaattagttGATATAAAATCGCTGTATTCAGTGTTGAAAAGAGGGAAAAACAGTATGATTATGTCACGACAACTTTTGTTCGTACTCCCTAAGACACGGCTTTGCAATGATCTCAGATGGAATGATTACAATAACAGTAGTATGAGGGCGATAGCGGATAGTTCATCGTGAAATGTATGTCAACTTCTGCTTCACTGCATACAATTCAAATTATGATACAAGAATATATTATTCACCCGTAAATCATGAGAAGACATTGCATAAGTATTTTATCACATGCCTCTCCTGGGACAACGTCGATGATAAATATAAaacaacagaattttttaagaCAACCTTTTTTCATGATGTCGGTGGAAgatattaaaaatgaaaattcacgGTGTAGTGTttttggatttaaaaaaaataataaataaaaaaataagtgaGACGTTTACCAGCTTTTTTAATTAATGATACTGGGAACTCCAAAGAACATTTATTCCCGCGAACACTAACGACTCGTGATAGGGCAAATGATGTGCTACAGGTTTCTATTTGCgggtgctctcaccattgcgccatccctgcgcATGCTCAGTGAAGTTCCAGCTTTTTCTCTGTATCTATTTCTGAGGTCTTTCCAAGCATTCGTGTTATAAGAAAGACATTGCTAAGACCGTTTATCACGACTCCGAAATCGTTTCGGTCCTGTTAAACCACTTCAAAACCTACGATCCGTTCAAGGTGGCCTTTTCTCTAAAAACGTTTTTAGGATAATACTAGAAACAAACGTGAATATTGTGCcttaaacccattgacttctgggggttccccattgacgagtgaaatcatctggcgttagaaagagtaaaataatatataggatttagccaagcctaaaagcggagctcccggcttctttattcttactggctgtaggattagtgaaagtaaaaggctttggaactgtcggccttttggttttcctggatattgcttaattatgtcattttcttcgctgcctaactagtgaattccacggttaatttaacctgaaaaccgactgatcgcatgaatcacgaagggatgagtgtgaaatcggtttttccagcgaaatctactgtcgaattcaccagttaggcaattaatttttcttgaatcgcaagagtttgaaaagaaaacaagcaaatcctcagcaagcgaacggaaaaggaaagaagccatttcagagtcgactgtcaaaagccagcgaataggaatcacgctaaaattagaaatcacagacgtactatagctcgtgatgtgacagatcgtactttatttaggGCCCATTTACATGGAAAGAGGATGATCCTAGTGCCAGGATCATCCTAGAATCTTCAtttggtttacatgcaaaaACGCGGCTCCTGGGATCAACTCTTAATTTGGTTTACATGAAGTTTACATGCAAGAATCTGTGTTCAGCGCGGTTGcaaagcaagatggcgggcgaaAAGGACAAAAAGTTAGTTTTAGGAGTTCTTCCTTATTTACTCGCTTTGATAACCGCCTTTCAGCATCAATTTGCCATTATATACAACTTGATATTTCAAACACAGCAACAGCGAGCTATGATTCTCCATCTAAGTCACACTGCCACCATTTCAAGGTTTCAAATAGCGAGGAGGAAGATCAGACGTGGACCTGTTCGCAGATTATGGCGAGCACCAGGACGAACGGAGGAGTGGTGGACAAATCTATGGACAGGCAAGCTACCAGACCACGAATGGAAAACAAACTTACGAATGACACGTGCCGTCTTCATGTCTGTGGCTGACGAACTGCGTTACTTTTTGGAGCCCCGTGAAGACTGTCCGAGACGTGGTGATGTGCTAAGTGTTGAGAAGCAGCTAGCAATGACACTTTATTACTTGAAAGATCAGGGGTCTTTGCGAATGACTGCTAATAGTTTGGGCGTGGCAATATGCACCCTATCTGTTGTGTTGCGAAAGGTGTGTACATGGAACTGGTGGCAAGGTTTagacaaagttatttttatttgattttttgatttttgagtttttttttaatacctcTTGGTCGGCGCGTCGGGTATGTTATGGACGGGTCATTGGGTGAGTGAGTGAGAGATGTATGTATGTCACACCAATCACATTGGATGTACCTtaaacagccaatcaaatttcttGCTGTAAAGGTAAATGGTATGTGagaagatttttatttttagttataAAGGTAACTtgatacttttgtttttcacaagGAGTAAAATCAATATTAGAAGTCACAAATCATCCCTTGTAGTTCTTAGGACATGTTTTAGAGGAGACGAAACTATTTACATTTGAAGCAGTTCTATAAGATCGTATGTACATCAAaatttctgtttctttcttccTGTACAATGTAGCCAGAAAACTTGTCAAATTAACTAAATTATTACTGCAAACAGTCCCTTAAATGCTTCTGTCTCCAGAGGCTTTTACTTCACAAAAAATAACTCTTGCACGCTTTGCGTGCCTATGTTTAATATTTAGGTATGTGCCTTGATTACAAGGGAACTGGGGCCAAGGTATATTGCATTACCAAGCACTGAAGAAGAAATGGGCCAACTTCTTAAGAAAATGGAAGAGAAGTTTGGGTTTCCGCAAGCCTTTGCCTGCATCGATGGAACACATATTCCCATAAAACAACCCAGTGACATCGCATACATGattgtaaaagaaaaggaaattgtgGCATAAACGACTGCGCGAGAAAACATCATAGAACCATccacgaggaaagaaaagaagtcaCAGCGTCAGCAAATATCTGCAGCAACTCACAAATCGATACATGTCTCCTGCAActtcaaagaataaaaacaaagagaggATACGTAAACGTCATGTGGGACAACGCGGCTTCCATATCACTCATCACAAACAAAAGGGCACGGGAAGAGAAACTAAAGGGAATACGGGTAGAGCTGTCTATCGTAAAAGTGGGTGCGAAAAGCGAGAAGATTGCATCAGAAAAGTACCGGCTATGTCTCATTGACAAAAAAGGCCAAATTGTCGAGTTTGACGTTTATGGCATCGACAAGATCACCTCAGACATTCAAAGCATAAATGTTGATGGTATAGTTCAATTGTTCAAAAACGtttcaaaggaagaaattgTGCGCCCTACCGGAGCAATCGATGTCCTAATAGGCTATGAATACGCTGGATTTCACCCTGAGAGGGAGAAAAACTCAGAACACTTGCTGCTTCTGAAGAATCGCTTCGGCCGATGCATAGGAGGAACACACCCATTAATCAAGGAGAACCAGTGTGAAACCTAATCTCTGTGATGTAAAAGTCCTTCATGTTATGAAAGCGAACGTAGAGGATTTCTACAACATCGAAAATCTTGGAATCGAGTGTAAACCCCGCTGTGGAGGATGTAAATGTGGGAGATGTCCCATTGGGAGTAAAGAGTACAGCATTAAAGAGGAAAGAGAACTTGAGCTGATCGACAAAAATCTCGAATATGACTATCAGGATGGTCGATGGATTGCAGAATATCCTTGGATCAAAAACCCTTCTGCCCTCCCAGATAACAGGCGAGTAACCGTGGCAACGCTGATCTCTACGGAGAAAAGGCTCCTCAAGAACCCTCAGCACTCCAAAATTTACGATATGCAAATAAAAGATATGGTTGCAAGGGATGTTGCCCGTAAACTCAGTAAAGAAGAACTAAACAGTTACAAAGGCCCCATACATTATATCTCGCATCATGAAGTTCTCAAACCAGATTCGAAGTCTACACCGGTTAATATAGTGTTCAATAGTAGCGCTAAGTACATGGGCCATGTACTTAATGAATATTGGGCAAAAGGTCCAGATCTACTCAACAATCTAGTGGGAGTATTAATACGGTTTAGGGAGAACCAAGTAGCATTGATGGGTGATATCAGGAAGATGTACCATACCGTAAAGACGAAGCCAATAGATAGATCACTGAGCACACCCACCGATTCTTATGGCGAGATATGGACACGACGAGAGAACCAGATACatatatcataataataataataataatttaataagtaTTTAACAAGTTTCAATACTTTACAAACTATCAGGTCATGaaaaattctaaaactaatGTATATAAGTAAAAATAATGTGTATATATAAACTACAAGATACGTTTATAACTTGTAATGTTTACGAAAcaaatgagtttttaaatttgacttaAATGAAGTAATGGAGTTGCAGTCTCTGATTGCTTGTGGTAAATTGTTCCATAGTTTGGGGGCGGCAGCGTAGAAAGCTCTATCACCGTATGTCTTGTTGAGTGTTTTAGGAACgataagtaaatttttattagcaGAGCGAAGTGCACGTGGAGGATTGTATTGATTAAGTAGTTCAGATATGTATTCTGGAGCCAGATTGTTAAGTGACTTAAAAACAGTTAGAAGTATCTTATATTCAATACGAGCGATGACCGGAAGCCAGTGGAGTTTAATTAGAATAGGTGTGATCGAAGCATATTTTTTGGTGCCAGAGATGAGTCTAGCTGCAGCGTTTTGAACACGTTGGATTTTATCAATTTCTTCATTTGGAAGGCCGATGAgaatactgttacagtagtcaatttttgaggaaataaaggcatgaactAAACGCTCGGTGTTGTCCCGATCAAGgaatttccttattttgctAATATTCTTCAGCGAGAAGAAGGCAGACTTGCAAAGCATGTTGACATGTTGTGACATCTGGAGATGGCGATCCAAGATAACACCAAGACTACGTACTGAATGAGACGGTGAGATGCGGTAGCCATTTACATTGAAAGCATGTATTGGTGGTGTTTTGGAGAAACGGGATGACAGATGGATTATCTCGGTCTTGTCTGGGTTGCAGGCTAAGCCATTGATGGTACACCAGATGAGAATATCCCTAGTACATGTTTCAAGCAGTGAAAGTGCAGAAGGGCGATCATCTAACGATGAAATTGATATGTACAGTTGTGTATCGTCAGCGTACACCATAACTTTTAGCCCATGTGCTAAAATGATGTCTTCGATGGGAGCAAAAAACAAGGCAAACAACAAAGGTCCCAAAACagacccttgagggacaccaaatTGAAGAGACACCGGACGAGAAGAATGGCCATGAATGACAACTTGTTGATAACGGTCAACAAGATAGGATCTAAACCATGCGATGGCTGTTCCACTGATTCCATATCGAGTGTGAAGTCTTGTAAGAAGTGCGTCATGGTCAATGGTGTCAAACGCAGACGACAAGTCCAAGAGAACCAATACGACTTCTTCACGTCTGTCAATAGCAGATTGAACGTCATTGATAACTCGCAAAATCGCTGTTTCGGTGCTATGGAGAGGTCTGTATGCTGATTGAAACTTTGATAACAGGCTATTAGATTGGAGGTATGCAAGCATTTGTGAGGCTACTACACGACCAGTTAGTTTAGAGAGGAACGTAAGATTAGTAATAGGGCGGTAGTTGCAAAGCTCCTCACGATCAAGAGATGGTTTTTTGAGTAGAGGAAGTATCAGtcctttctttaagtctgtagGAAAAATTCCAGATGTAAGTGATGCGTTGATGATGTTAGTCACGAAAGGTGCCACGATATTCACTGATTGCTTTATCAACCCAGTTGGTGCAGGATCCAGTTTGCTGGTTTTTGGTTTAGACTTCGCGATGAGCTTGGTTATTTGATCAACAGTTACTTCAGAGAAGTTGTTAAAGCATGACGAGCATGATGGTTGATTTATCACAATAGAAAGGTCATTATCAACGAAGTTAGAAGATCGAAGACGTTCCTTCAGTGAAACTATTTTGTTGTCAAAGAAATCCGCAAAGCTATTAGCCAATACTTGAGGGCTGTCATGCGATGGTAATGGCGGCGCGGATTTCACTGTGAGAAGATCGTCTATAAGGTTGAAGAGCTGACTTTGATCAGAGTTTGATATTCGTTTACGATAGTAATCCTGTTTAGCAGATTTAATGGCGTCATAATAAAGGGTGCAATGCTCACTAAAAACTTGGCGATGTACTTCCAGACCAGTCGATCTGTATCTGCGTTCAAGTTGtctcttttttcgttttaaGGATCTTAACGAGTCGTCGAACCAAGGAGCATAGGGTCGTAGAGTTACGAGACGGGTACGGATAGGAGCATGCTTGTCCATTGTATGTAGAAGAGTCTGATTGAAATGACCACAAGCAATATTTACGTCATTAATAGGGCTGACAGGATTAGACAGtgcttttttcaagtcattATGCCACGCCTCTATGTCGATGTTACGCAGGTTACGGTGGCTAATCTCTTTTTTTGTAGGTGGTGGTTTCTGTATGTAAACGTCGCAAGTGATGAGTAAATGGTCAGAGATATCAAAGCAGCCATTAACGATTTTAGGAGGATCAGTTTTGATCATACAAAGAGTATCATTTGGTGATAAGCCGTCAGGCACCATTGCGACAGTAGCCCTAAGAAAAACCGCTGAGATGGGAAGAGAAAGGTACCCACAAGCAGCACAAATTA from Montipora capricornis isolate CH-2021 chromosome 12, ASM3666992v2, whole genome shotgun sequence encodes the following:
- the LOC138025194 gene encoding uncharacterized protein → MLKPKEACDETAEVSNSYRKEAAKITDSKQPSEMADIKHELKNVIFNRRLAKGLDHLEIPTTPANKPTVEKVEAIQIEIMSYGPVEAGECPRKALITGSVPILGELPGV